In Anthocerotibacter panamensis C109, the sequence CGGATTCTTTACGGTAAAACGCTTGACCGAATCCTTCCAGTATTGCTAAATTCCACAAGAGGACACAAACTTTCTTCTGGAGCATCCCCCGCTATGCATGGTAAATTTTTTAGTTCTGCGAAAAATTCTTTCTGGGCAATCCCTGCTCTTGTAGTCCTGACTAGTGCCCCTGTTCAAGCCTTTTCGCTCACGGATAGTAGTGTCACGGGTATTACTGCAGCCGATACAAACCAATCCTTCACAATAAACTTCAACGGAAATGTCAACAGCACAAATATCGTTGGGCTTTCCTCCACCGCAGTCTTTACTTTTTTAGGGTTTAGCGCAAATGGCTCCGATACCAATGCTGTCTTCAATATTCTCCTGACGAATACCTCCACGAGTGGTATCACGTCCAGAACCTCTGCGCTGGGTTTTGACACCAACCCCAATGTTTCTGCAGCATCCTCCACGGGGTTATTCAATAATGCCTTTGTAGGTGCCAACCTGCCGAACGGTTTCGGGAGTATTGAGACGTGCTTCAAC encodes:
- a CDS encoding cistern family PEP-CTERM protein, coding for MHGKFFSSAKNSFWAIPALVVLTSAPVQAFSLTDSSVTGITAADTNQSFTINFNGNVNSTNIVGLSSTAVFTFLGFSANGSDTNAVFNILLTNTSTSGITSRTSALGFDTNPNVSAASSTGLFNNAFVGANLPNGFGSIETCFNNGGNACQGGGSGGVSTGQPSGLFTTTLTFLGTVNTIDLSNFGVRYQSISGTSLGNSGTGVGTPVPPNPVPAPPVAVGLWGIAALAAGAKAKKLLPARKP